A window of Papilio machaon chromosome 1, ilPapMach1.1, whole genome shotgun sequence contains these coding sequences:
- the LOC106712118 gene encoding zinc finger CCHC domain-containing protein 2 isoform X1, protein MVCKEDVVSWFKELESYKRIDAMCTLLNMCLPFELRFIGTYLEELGKRDFQELRGAELRANNPTDLAADIGGANSDPRTRRKMALYVSLLRSCNFVCATTLYNEMVSLEQSGLLKGLYGDLLEEILLLYTMALHHPAFTFDQKSHFGEILEKLKLEDQRIHYQEQQEHIIAPVSGCHNQSSIAHNMSVPPPNLPGLIPPPPGIMFVKTPGVQPTSTDGVPELSSPPVLTSAGGVVPILAEVTHPPPGLPLPQYNMTEFIGQHAWPANIIVSPLTQPLEVLNYPTAAGAPQSPLVSSPGDSRAGSPRMRRRPSRDRSPPLPPLPTAGSEPNPLPHITANFENLTVAEIRHNIGEDRLREINAVHQQYRSLEKLNGVRRRAGAYIPPTRSSSDSGSSAASSPPGTPAPSQRRATPSGPAPAPPVPFLPYPRPFAYPTPPPGFRPPQPSFANGEPPPYSTPSYAGFVPVIYAPPKLSCWNCGASGHAGHDCKEPSMEEMTRAGGYQLDFGGAPPDTADK, encoded by the exons ATGGTTTGCAAAGAGGACGTGGTATCATGGTTTAAAGAATTGGAAAGCTATAAACGCATAGACGCAATGTGTACATTGTTAAACATGTGCTTACCATTCGAACTGCGCTTTATTGGCACTTATTTGGAAGAGCTCGGTAAGCGGGATTTTCAGGAGTTGCGTGGTGCCGAACTTAGAGCCAACAATCCCACAGATCTGGCAGCTGATATTGGCGGCGCCAATTCAGATCCGAGAACGCGACGAAAAATGGCTTTATATGTATCATTATTACGTtcatgtaattttgtttgtgcCACCACATTGTACAATGAAATGGTCAGTTTAGAGCAGAGTGGTCTACTGAAGGGTTTGTATGGTGATCTTTTGGAGGAGATTCTCTTATTGTATACTATGGCGTTACATCATCCTGCCTTTACGTTTGATCAGAAATCACATTTTGGTGAAATATTAGAGAAGTTGAAACTTGAAGACCAGCGAATACATTATCAAGAACAGCAAGAGCACATAATTGCACCTGTGAGTGGTTGCCATAATCAGTCAAGTATTGCACACAATATGTCTGTTCCACCACCCAATTTGCCTGGCTTGATACCGCCACCACCTGGTATCATGTTTGTCAAAACACCGGGGGTTCAG CCTACAAGCACAGATGGTGTACCTGAATTAAGTTCACCGCCAGTTCTGACAAGTGCTGGTGGTGTAGTGCCAATCCTAGCCGAAGTAACGCATCCTCCACCTGGGCTGCCGCTGCCTCAGTACAACATGACAGAGTTCATAGGACAACATGCATGGCCggcaaatattattgtatctCCACTAACACAACCGTTAGag gtATTAAATTACCCTACGGCGGCGGGTGCGCCTCAGTCTCCGCTGGTGTCGTCTCCGGGCGACAGTCGCGCGGGCTCGCCCCGGATGCGGCGGCGTCCGTCCCGCGACCGCTCGCCGCCATTACCACCACTGCCCACCGCCGGCTCAGAACCAAACCCCTTGCCACACATTACTGCCAACTTTGAAAATTTAACAGTAGCCGAG atacGACATAATATAGGCGAAGATAGGTTACGTGAAATCAATGCAGTACATCAACAATATCGATCATTAGAAAAATTGAATGGAGTAAGAAGACGAGCCGGCGCGTACATTCCGCCGACGCGCTCGTCGTCGGACAGCGGGTCGAGCGCCGCGTCCTCTCCGCCCGGGACTCCTGCGCCCTCGCAGCGCAGGGCCACGCCCTCGggccccgcgcccgcgcccccgGTGCCTTTCCTCCCCTACCCTCGGCCTTTCGCCTATCCCACACCCCCCCCGGGTTTCAGACCACCTCAGCCGTCTTTCGCGAACGGCGAACCCCCACCATATTCGACTCCTTCATACGCCGGCTTCGTTCCCGTCATATACGCACCACCTAAACTATCGTGTTGGAACTGCGGCGCGTCCGGCCACGCCGGCCACGACTGCAAGGAGCCCAGCATGGAGGAGATGACTCGAGCCGGCGGATACCAGCTGGATTTCGGTGGCGCACCTCCGGATACAGCGGACAAGTAG
- the LOC106712118 gene encoding zinc finger CCHC domain-containing protein 2 isoform X2 encodes MVCKEDVVSWFKELESYKRIDAMCTLLNMCLPFELRFIGTYLEELGKRDFQELRGAELRANNPTDLAADIGGANSDPRTRRKMALYVSLLRSCNFVCATTLYNEMVSLEQSGLLKGLYGDLLEEILLLYTMALHHPAFTFDQKSHFGEILEKLKLEDQRIHYQEQQEHIIAPPTSTDGVPELSSPPVLTSAGGVVPILAEVTHPPPGLPLPQYNMTEFIGQHAWPANIIVSPLTQPLEVLNYPTAAGAPQSPLVSSPGDSRAGSPRMRRRPSRDRSPPLPPLPTAGSEPNPLPHITANFENLTVAEIRHNIGEDRLREINAVHQQYRSLEKLNGVRRRAGAYIPPTRSSSDSGSSAASSPPGTPAPSQRRATPSGPAPAPPVPFLPYPRPFAYPTPPPGFRPPQPSFANGEPPPYSTPSYAGFVPVIYAPPKLSCWNCGASGHAGHDCKEPSMEEMTRAGGYQLDFGGAPPDTADK; translated from the exons ATGGTTTGCAAAGAGGACGTGGTATCATGGTTTAAAGAATTGGAAAGCTATAAACGCATAGACGCAATGTGTACATTGTTAAACATGTGCTTACCATTCGAACTGCGCTTTATTGGCACTTATTTGGAAGAGCTCGGTAAGCGGGATTTTCAGGAGTTGCGTGGTGCCGAACTTAGAGCCAACAATCCCACAGATCTGGCAGCTGATATTGGCGGCGCCAATTCAGATCCGAGAACGCGACGAAAAATGGCTTTATATGTATCATTATTACGTtcatgtaattttgtttgtgcCACCACATTGTACAATGAAATGGTCAGTTTAGAGCAGAGTGGTCTACTGAAGGGTTTGTATGGTGATCTTTTGGAGGAGATTCTCTTATTGTATACTATGGCGTTACATCATCCTGCCTTTACGTTTGATCAGAAATCACATTTTGGTGAAATATTAGAGAAGTTGAAACTTGAAGACCAGCGAATACATTATCAAGAACAGCAAGAGCACATAATTGCACCT CCTACAAGCACAGATGGTGTACCTGAATTAAGTTCACCGCCAGTTCTGACAAGTGCTGGTGGTGTAGTGCCAATCCTAGCCGAAGTAACGCATCCTCCACCTGGGCTGCCGCTGCCTCAGTACAACATGACAGAGTTCATAGGACAACATGCATGGCCggcaaatattattgtatctCCACTAACACAACCGTTAGag gtATTAAATTACCCTACGGCGGCGGGTGCGCCTCAGTCTCCGCTGGTGTCGTCTCCGGGCGACAGTCGCGCGGGCTCGCCCCGGATGCGGCGGCGTCCGTCCCGCGACCGCTCGCCGCCATTACCACCACTGCCCACCGCCGGCTCAGAACCAAACCCCTTGCCACACATTACTGCCAACTTTGAAAATTTAACAGTAGCCGAG atacGACATAATATAGGCGAAGATAGGTTACGTGAAATCAATGCAGTACATCAACAATATCGATCATTAGAAAAATTGAATGGAGTAAGAAGACGAGCCGGCGCGTACATTCCGCCGACGCGCTCGTCGTCGGACAGCGGGTCGAGCGCCGCGTCCTCTCCGCCCGGGACTCCTGCGCCCTCGCAGCGCAGGGCCACGCCCTCGggccccgcgcccgcgcccccgGTGCCTTTCCTCCCCTACCCTCGGCCTTTCGCCTATCCCACACCCCCCCCGGGTTTCAGACCACCTCAGCCGTCTTTCGCGAACGGCGAACCCCCACCATATTCGACTCCTTCATACGCCGGCTTCGTTCCCGTCATATACGCACCACCTAAACTATCGTGTTGGAACTGCGGCGCGTCCGGCCACGCCGGCCACGACTGCAAGGAGCCCAGCATGGAGGAGATGACTCGAGCCGGCGGATACCAGCTGGATTTCGGTGGCGCACCTCCGGATACAGCGGACAAGTAG
- the LOC106712119 gene encoding probable 26S proteasome non-ATPase regulatory subunit 3, producing MAPVEQDVEMKNADSPAGVSDVEMSEVKKDADVLSVQDLREHVRQIDKAVSSKEPRFAMRVLRSIPSTRRKLNGNVLRAIINQLFPSNSDKEALLSFVESPVPGAVEIEAPRSRSAPKTPAPEVDAYVHLLILLRLLDTNKLEEATECSQQLMNKVTAQNRRTLDLIAAKCYFYHSRVFELTNKLDLIRGLLHGRLRTSTLRNDYEGQAVLINCLLRNYLHYSLYEQADKLVSKSVFPENASNNEWARFLYYLGRIKAARLEYSDAHKHLVQALRKAPQTAAVGFRQTVQKLAIVVELLLGDIPERAIFRQAQLRKALAPYFQLTQAVRLGNLQRFGEVLENYGPQFRTDHTFTLILRLRQNVIKTAIRSIGLSYSRISPKDIARKLGLDSAEDAEFIVAKAIRDGVIEATLDPEKGYMSNKESSDLYCTREPQLAFHQRISFCLDLHNQSVKAMRYPPKSYGKELESAEERREREQQDLELAKEMAEEDDDGFP from the coding sequence atggCTCCGGTTGAACAAGatgttgaaatgaaaaatgcaGATAGTCCAGCTGGAGTGAGCGATGTAGAAATGAGTGAAGTGAAGAAAGATGCTGATGTACTATCTGTTCAAGACCTACGGGAACATGTCAGACAAATTGATAAGGCAGTTTCATCGAAGGAACCGAGATTTGCTATGCGAGTATTACGATCTATTCCAAGTACAAGGAGGAAGCTAAATGGCAATGTTTTGCGTGCCATAATAAATCAACTGTTTCCATCGAATTCAGACAAAGAAGCTCTACTTTCGTTTGTGGAGAGTCCTGTCCCGGGTGCCGTAGAAATTGAAGCGCCTCGCTCGAGAAGTGCTCCGAAAACGCCTGCTCCTGAGGTAGATGCTTATGTGcatcttttaatattgttgCGATTGTTAGACACAAACAAACTTGAAGAAGCGACAGAGTGTTCTCAACAATTAATGAACAAAGTGACCGCTCAGAATAGAAGAACTCTTGATTTGATTGCTGCCAAGTGCTACTTCTATCACTCTCGAGTTTTTGAACTCACTAACAAGTTAGATTTGATAAGAGGATTACTCCATGGGCGCTTGCGTACATCTACTCTTCGTAATGATTATGAGGGACAAGCAGTTTTAATTAACTGCCTCTTACGTAATTACCTCCATTATTCTTTATATGAACAGGCTGATAAATTGGTCAGCAAGTCTGTGTTCCCTGAGAATGCCAGTAACAATGAGTGGGCAAGATTTCTGTATTATCTTGGGAGAATTAAGGCAGCTAGGCTTGAGTACAGTGATGCTCACAAGCACTTAGTTCAAGCATTAAGAAAAGCTCCACAGACTGCTGCAGTTGGTTTTCGTCAAACTGTGCAGAAATTGGCTATTGTTGTAGAGCTGTTGCTGGGAGACATACCTGAACGTGCTATATTCCGTCAAGCGCAACTAAGAAAAGCATTGGCTCCTTACTTCCAGCTAACTCAAGCTGTGAGGCTGGGTAACTTACAGAGGTTTGGAGAAGTACTTGAGAATTATGGCCCTCAATTTCGAACGGATCATACTTTTACATTGATATTGAGGCTAAGGCAGAATGTAATTAAGACAGCAATCCGTTCAATTGGTCTATCATATTCACGCATATCACCCAAAGATATTGCAAGGAAGCTCGGCTTGGACTCTGCCGAGGATGCTGAATTTATTGTTGCAAAAGCAATCAGGGATGGTGTGATTGAGGCTACTCTTGACCCTGAAAAGGGATACATGAGCAACAAAGAGAGCTCTGACTTGTATTGCACAAGGGAACCCCAGCTGGCGTTCCACCAGAGAATTTCATTCTGTTTGGATTTACACAACCAGAGTGTGAAGGCCATGAGATATCCTCCTAAGTCTTATGGAAAGGAGTTGGAAAGTGCTGAAGAGCGCAGAGAAAGAGAACAACAAGATCTTGAACTTGCCAAGGAAATGGCAGAGGAGGATGATGATGGTTTCCCTTAA
- the LOC106712092 gene encoding dynein axonemal assembly factor 6 produces MEFTHDAMTKLKELLREPEPEVLQGDDLPFSGYEITSNRDKVPCPTTDETKAPRTIEEYEEQEAAELDSIAGPGGGAGDRKTPEYTMNYQQSVSAEDVFLQMGPKTPSSASCENLIVRIKLPGDKKENVELTVDTKSVTIQSPQYYLKLALPHDIDPDNSKANWDSFKESLILTLKLDREFDFVNF; encoded by the exons ATGGAATTCACTCACGATGCTATGACCAAATTGAAAGAATTATTAAGAGAACCCGAACCTGAAGTTTTGCAAGGGGATGATTTACCCTTTTCAg GTTACGAAATAACATCGAATAGAGACAAAGTGCCGTGTCCTACTACGGATGAGACAAAAGCGCCACGTACTATAGAGGAATATGAAGAGCAAGAAGCAGCAGAACTCGATAGTATAGCTGGTCCCGGCGGTGGAGCTGGGGATAGGAAGACTCCTGAATATACTATGAATTATCAGCAATCTGTTAGCGCGGAAGATGTTTTTTTGCAG ATGGGTCCGAAAACACCTTCTTCAGCGAGTTGCGAAAATCTTATCGTGAGGATCAAGTTGCCAGGAGATAAGAAAGAGAACGTGGAACTGACTGTTGATACGAAGAGTGTCACAATTCAATCGCCACAATATTACCTGAAGCTTGCACTACCACATGATATCGACCCAGACAATTCTAAAGCAAACTGGGATAGTTTCAAGGAATCTTTAATTCTTACTCTGAAATTAGACAGAGAATTTgactttgtaaatttttaa
- the LOC106712147 gene encoding serotriflin has protein sequence MLLRNIVWLCIGIFLNSAVLLESVRQWSNKQLIPPNKIPDEALNPRRSVVRRKIVLYHNFFRTKVQPTASNMLLMSWNPIAAKQAQSYADKCIFLQHNDPLENTIPHLGSCGQNLFVAAQKTPWFFALKTWFLEYKNFTYGEPIKDLKAVGHYTQMVWATSHKIGCGLAHCTGGPWGKFYNYVCHYCPGGNFDTITHFPYKSGPACGDCPNNCLQDSLCTNYCPRRDYYSNCNSLVHISDVCQHGTCNATCICGNKRIHKNYPW, from the exons ATGCTGCTGCGGAACATAGTTTGGCTTTGCATagggatatttttaaatagtgctGTTTTATTAGAAAGCGTAAGACAATGGAGTAACAAAC agCTAATACCACCGAATAAAATACCCGATGAAGCTTTAAATCCTCGAAGAAGTGTAGTCAGACGAAAAATAGTACTTTATCATAATTTCTTTAGAACCAAGGTACAACCTACTGCTTCAAATATGTTACTTATG tcatGGAACCCAATCGCTGCAAAACAAGCTCAAAGTTACGCGgacaaatgtatatttttgcaGCACAATGACCCTCTTGAAAATACAATACCGCATTTGGGATCTTGCGGTCAGAATCTGTTTGTTGCGGCCCAGAAAACTCCGTG GTTCTTTGCACTTAAAACATGGTTTTTGGAATACAAGAACTTCACATATGGAGAACCAATCAAGGATTTGAAAGCTGTAGGACATTATACGCAAATGGTTTGGGCGACGAGTCACAAGATTGGTTGTGGACTAGCGCACTGCACGGGGGGGCCTTGGGGAAAATTTTACAACTATGTTTGTCATTACTGTCCTGG TGGTAATTTTGACACGATAACACATTTCCCCTACAAATCGGGACCGGCGTGCGGTGATTGCCcaaataattgtttacaaGATTCACTTTGCACAAATTATTGTCCGAGAAGAGATTATTATTCGAATTGCAATTCCTTGGTACATATATCGGACGTTTGTCAACATGGGACGTGCAATGCTACGTGTATTTGCGGCAACAAACGTATACATAAGAATTATCCATGGTAA